The following are encoded in a window of Candidatus Methylomirabilota bacterium genomic DNA:
- a CDS encoding helix-turn-helix domain-containing protein: protein MEGQAATEELGRMLDAVLPAVVRDSAAADGGRLYRTIMGRVEMPLLRLALELSAGNQLKAARLLGINRNTLRKRLRLLGLLPAAHANAHGAKSE from the coding sequence ATGGAAGGGCAAGCCGCGACGGAGGAGCTCGGCCGGATGCTGGACGCCGTCCTCCCGGCCGTCGTGCGTGATTCGGCGGCGGCGGACGGCGGCCGGCTCTACCGGACGATCATGGGGCGCGTGGAGATGCCGCTGCTGCGCCTCGCGCTGGAGCTCTCGGCGGGCAACCAGCTCAAGGCCGCGCGCCTGCTCGGGATCAACCGCAATACGCTCCGCAAGCGACTGCGCCTCCTGGGGCTCCTGCCCGCGGCCCACGCTAACGCGCACGGAGCCAAGAGCGAGTAG